The Pantoea sp. Aalb genomic interval GTGACCATACTTACGAGGTGGGTTAAAATTAAAATAACTACTCAGTGCATCAAGAAAAGCTTTAGTAGGTTTTTCATTGATTCCCATTGTACGATTACCTTGAACATTGCTGTGACCACGTACTGGACATACTCCTGCTCCTTTTTTACCTATGTGACCAAATAATAATTGTAAATTTACAATCTCACGGATAGTATCTATTGAATGCTTATGTTGAGTTATTCCCATAGCCCATGTAATAATAACACGCTTGGCCTTTTGATAAATTATTGCAGCGTCTATAATTTGTTTTTTGCTTAATCCAGATTGGTATAAAATATGATCCCATGATGTATTATCAACAACTTTTAGATAAGACTTTATACCTTGAGTATAATTTTCTATAAATTCTTGATTAAAAATTCCTTTTCCATCTGATATCAACTTTGATCGATGAATTTCTAACAATACTTTGACGATGCCACGTAATGCAGCCATATCACCACCTAGTTTAGGTTGATAATAAGTAAAACTAATAGTAGTTGACATTGGGGTGATTATTTCTAATAATTTTTGTGGATTACTAAAATATTCTAAGCCACGTTCACGTAGTGTATTAAAAGTGATTATCTTTGCTCCACGATTTATGGCTTTACGTAAACTATGTAGCATTCTAGGGTGATTAGTGCCAACATTTTGACCAAAGATAAAAATAGCATCAGCATGTTTAAAATCATCTAGACAAATAGTGCTTTTACCTACTCCAATACTTCTTTTTAAAGCTATACTACTTGCTTCATGGCACATGTTAGAACAATCAGGAAAATTATTAGTACCAACTAAACGACCAAACATCTGATATAGCCAAGAAACTTCATTACTAGCACGTCCAGAAGTATAAAGTTCCATTTGATCTGGATAATCCATAGCTTTTATATGCTGAGATATAATCTTAAAAGCATTATCCCAAGTAATTGGTTCATAATGATCAGTTTTTATATTATATCGCATTGGATGTATAATACGTCCTTGGTATTCAAGAAAGTAATCACTCTGTTGGTAAAGAAAATTTACGCTATTCTTAATAAAAAAATCTGGTGTTACTGCACGACGTGTCGATTCCCATGCTACAGCTTTAGCACCATTTTCACAAAAATTAAAAGTACTTTTATTATCATTTCCCCAAGCACAACCAGGACAATTAAAACCATGTGGCTTATTCATACGCATTAAATTTCGTATATTATTTAATACTTTTTTACTATCAAAAATAAAACGGACAGTCGATTTTAAAGAATCCCAACCACCAGAAGCTAAGGGATAAGGCTTAATTTTACTTTTAAATTTCATAATCAATACAATAATTAATTATTTTAAATAGTTACCTATTATTTAATAATAAATTAAAAAATAATCTATTATTAAATATATATTTTTTTTCAATAACATATTTTTTATATATATAAATTATAAAATTTCAGTAGTTTAATAAACTATATAATTAATTTTATTATTGGATTTTATTCACTTGAATTTAATAATAATTAATAATTATTTTAATATTTTTAAACGAATTTCTTTATTCTTTATTCTTTATTCTTAAATAATTATAACTTATTTTAATAATTCAAATTTTAATAATTCAAATACATTCAGTATGTTGTAAACATTTAATAAAATTAACTTGAATAAAATAAAATATTATTTAAGTTCTAGTTCATTCATGGCAGTGATGCTAAAACCACCATCTACATGTATTACTTCACCGGTAATTCCACTTGCAAGATCAGAGCATAAGAAAGCAGCAGAGTTTCCTATATCCTCTATAGTGATAGAACGGCGAATAGGAGTAATAGATTCACAATAATTTAGCATTTTACGAAATCCTTTTATACCAGAAGATGCTAAAGTTCGGATTGGACCAGCAGATATAGCGTTAACACGTATACTTTCTGGGCCCATAGAATTTGCCATATATCTAACATTAGCTTCTAAAGATGCTTTTGCTGGACCCATAACATTATAATTTACAATAGCACGTTCTGCACCTAAATAAGAAATAGTCAATAGCGCAGAATTAGGGTTTAACATTAAACGACAAGCTTTTGCCATAGCAACAAAACTATAAACACTTATTTCGTGAGCTATTTGAAATCCTTGACGACTGACTGTATTTACATAATCTCCATTTAATTGATCGTTTGGTGCAAAAGCAATAGAATGAACTAAACCATCAAATGTTGTCCATTTTTGTGATAATTGGTTAAATAAATCTGTAATATTTTCATCTTTTTCTACATTACAAGGTAAAATAATTTTTGAATCTAATCCTATTGCAAGTTCTGTTATCCGATCTTTTAATTTATTATTTTGATAAGTAAAAGCTAACTCTGCTCTTTGTTTATACATTGCCTGTGCTATGCCATAAGCAATAGAAACTTTACTAGCTACACCAGCAATTAAAATACGTTTACCTGCAAGAAAACCCATAACGATAATCCTTGAAAATTTTAATAATAAAGAAAATTTAATTAATATTTTTATATTATTAAAATAAAATTATTTTTAATATATTTAGTAACACTAATCAAAATATTGGTTTTCTAAAAAGATGAATATTATAATAATTTATTACATATATCTAAATAATAAAATAAGTGAATATTTTTCATATCGAATTTAATTTAATAATTATTAGCTGATTATATATAACCTTATATTTGTAATCAGATATAAATAGTAATAAAATTTAATGTGATTTAAATTTTATTACAATATCTATTTGGTTTTACTATAATTTTGTATAATAATTTTTTTTTAATTCACTTTAAGGAAAAGTTATGGATAAAAAAAATAAACTTATAGATAAAAAACATTATTATTGGAGCCTTATTTGTTGCATGTTAGCTATATTAGTTTTAGCAATAGAAGTGATTATTGTTGCCAACCTTAAAGAAGGACACCATTCTAACACTAATCCTGTAAGATATCAAGCAAAAAAAAAATGGTCTTGTGGTATAATTGTATCGATTAAAAATTAATAAATAAAAATGAAATATTAATTTAAATTCAATAGCGGGTAATTAATCTATTTCATAGCTATTTAAATAGTTTAAAAATAAAAATAAACCATAAAATATAATGATAGCAATTCCCCGTCTTAAATTTAAGTAAAATAATAGAGGAAATTAAGTTTTCATCTTCTGTCACTACGTCTCTAAGCTAGTTTTCCACTGATGGGATAAAATACTAATTAGTTTTGATTTACAGTTAAATAGGTATATGGATAAAAATCATATAATTATAAACCACAACTATCGTCTTTGGATCCTTGTTGCCTGTATGTTAGCTATGTTTATGGTGGCAATAGAAGTGACTATTGTTGCAACTGCAATGCCTACTATTACTATTAAGCTTGGTAAGTTCTCGCAATTTAGTTGGGTTTTTTCTATTTATCTTGTAACACAGGCAGTCAGCGTACCGTTATATGGTAGATTAGCAGATATCTGGGGAAGAAAATTATTATTTTTTATTGGTATCTCAGTATTCCTGATTGGGTCTATTTTATGCGGATTAGCTCATAATATGATATGGCTTATTGTGTTTCGTGCCGTTCAAGGCATAGGAGCAGGTTCTATTATACCTTTGATAACTACTATTATAGCTGATATATATTTACCACATGAACGTGCTAATGTGCAAGGATGGCTTTCAAGTGTATGGGGTATTTCTGCTATAATTGGCCCATTAAGCGGTGCTTGGCTAGTACAGAATTTTAATTGGTCAGTTATCTTTTGGATTAATGTACCGATTGGAATTATATCAATGGTAATATTAGCATACTTCCTTCCAGCATATAAAAGATGTGCTAGTATAACAACCATTAATCTTACTGGTAGTTGCTGGATGATCATTAGTATTACTGCTCTATTAGTAACATTATTACAAGCAAATGTACTTGGTTGCTGGTTACTACCTTTTTTATTATTGACTTTTGTTGCAACTTGGAAACTGAAACGCCATGAACAATACGGTAAATATCCACTATTTCCAGTTGCCATATGGCATAATAGACTTATTATTGCTAGTAATGCTGGTAACTTAATTATTGGTGCTAATATGATGGGAGTGAGTGTTTTTTTACCAACTTGGATTCAATCTATTATTGGTGGAACTCCATTGGAGTCTGGTATAGCATTAGCCATGATGTCGATTGGTTGGCCATTATCAAGTACTATAAGTGGAAAATTAATGTTAGTGACTTCATATCGCTTTACTGCACAGCTCGGTTCTTGTCTTTTGATAGCTGGAAATGCGATGTTACTATTACTTAATACTAATAGCACTATTATACAAGCTGGCTTTACTGCTTTTATTATTGGTACTGGAATGGGTATGACAAGTACTACCTTTTTAGTTTCTGTACAAAATTATGCACATGATGAAATTCGTAGCATTTGTACTGCCTCAATTATTTTTAGTCGAATGATAGGTTCAGCAATTGGTACTGCATTAATGGGTGCTGTACTTAATTTTAATTTATCACACAGATTACCGCAAGTAAATGATCCCATGCAGAAGATTATATTACAAGAAAGTCGTCAAATGTTATCAACAAATACTCTACAAATCTGGATAGAACAAGTTGCAGCTTCTTTACAATGGGTATTTATGATAACATTAATAATCGCATTGTTGACTTTATGGATTTCTTGTTTTATGCCTCATAGGACTTCTAACTTATAAGTTAAGTTTATATCAATTAGCGTTTATTTGTTTTATACTAAGAAAATATTTTCTACTAAAATATTTTCTTAGTATAAAACAAATACTCTATTAGTTAATTTATGAAATGCAATAGATTTAATTAAAATTAAGACTATATATTTGAATTATATATCATGTTTTTTGGATTTATCCAATTATTAAATTGTTCTTCCGTAAGGTATCCTAATTTTAATGCTGCATCTTTTAAAGTTAAATCTTCTTTATAAGCTTTCTTGGCTATTTCAGCTGCTTTATCATAACCAATGTGGTTATTTAGTGAAGTTATTAACATTAATGATTCATTTAATAAATAGTGAATACGCTTAAGATTAGGTAAAATGCCTACTGCACAATAAACATTAAAACTATTTATTCCATCTGCTAACAAGCGAACCGATTGTAAAAAATTATAAATTATCATAGGTCGAAAAACATTTAATTCAAAATTACCCGATGCTCCGCCAATATTAATAGACACATCATTACCCATAACCTGACAACATAGCATAGTTAAAGCTTCACATTGCGTTGGATTTACTTTACCTGGCATGATAGAGCTACCCGGTTCATTTGAAGGAATAAAAATTTCTCCTATACCACATCTTGGTCCAGATGCTAACCAACGTACGTCATTAGCAATTTTCATTAATGATACAGCTAGTCCTTTTAATGCCCCATGTGCATGCACTAATGCATCACAAGTTGCTAGTGATTCAAATTTATTTGGTGCTGTAATAAATGGATGATTAGTTAATTCAGCTATTTTTTTAGCTACAAGTACTGCATATTTAGGATGGGTGTTCAAACCAGTGCCAACTGCAGTTCCACCAATAGCTAATTCTGTTAAATGAATGGTACTATTTTTAATATGTTTGAAATTATTTTCAAGCATAGTTACCCAACCTGAAATTTCTTGTCCAAGCGTTAATGGAATAGCATCCTGTAAGTGAGTACGACCAATTTTAATAATATCTTTAAACATTATAGATTTTTTATTCAGTATATTTTTTAATTCGTTAACTTTGGGAAGTAATTGCTCTTGAATTGCAATAAATCCAGCTACATGCATGGCAGTAGCAAAAATATCATTAGAACTTTGACTTTTATTAACATCATCATTGGGATGTACTAAACGAGATATACCGCGTTTACCGCCTAAAATTTCACTTGCTCGATTAGCTAATACTTCGTTTAGATTCATATTGGTTTGAGTACCAGAACCTGTTTGCCAAATTAACAAAGGGAATTGTTCGTTATGTTGATTACTTAATATTTCATCTGTAGCTTTAATTATAGCATTAGCAATCGTTTCAGGAAGCAAACCAAGCTTATAATTAACTTCTGTAGCTGCTCTTTTAGTAAGAGCTAAAGCATGTATCAAAGAGATAGGTATCTTTTCTGTAGATATTTTAAAATATTTAAGAGAACGTTGCGTTTGAGCTCCCCATAATTTGTTCTCTGAAACTTCAATTAGACCCATTGAATCTTTTTCAACTCTAGTAATTACCATAACTTTCTCTAATCTTTATGAAAATTTTAGATCTAAATTATTTCATAATTTTAAATTTAAAAATTAATTATATATAAATTTAAAATATTTAGCTATTTGTAAATAACAATTAATGTATTTAGTAAAATCTCAATTTACCTTATTAGATAACATCTACCATATAATATTAAATGTATTAATATGAAAATATTAAAAATGGTTAATATTTAATGTGTATTTATTATTTACTATAAGTTTATAGTTATTTAAATAAAAAATTATGCTACAACTTAATTATAAAATTTAGTCTATACTTTATTTTATATAAATTTTTATTTTTTATGAATATCTAATAAAAATAAATATTTAATTTAGAATATTAGAAATCTAAACTATTTTAGTTTAATTATTATATTTTAAATAAGACAGACATTTATTTTTTTAAAATTATATTAAATGTAGATATTAGAGAATAAATGGCAATCACTAATGACAACTTTAGATTTTTTATTGAAATTTCGTAAAGTGAAAAATATTAAAAGTTTAGAAAAACTTTATGACCATTTCGATTTTTCACTAACTGATGATAATGATATTATTAATATGTATCGTGCTGCTGATCATCGTCGTGCTGAATTAGTATCTGGTGGTTGTCTTTATGAATTAAGATTTATACCAAAATCTATATGGACTTATGTAGTTTAATATATGTGATATCCTAGCAATAGTTTTATATATGTATTTATAATATTATATACATATAATATTATATTTATGCTAAATTAAAACATTAATAAATATTAAATGAATATATTAATAAGTCTTCTTAAATGAGATAGTATTATCTATATTAAAAAATACTAAATTAATATTTAATATATTCTTAATATTAAGAGACTCTTAAAGATTAAATAGTTCAATAGATATTAAAATGACTAATTATTTACTTTTATTTGTTAATTCAGCATTAATTAATAATTTTATATTAATAAAATTCCTTGGTCTTTGTCCTTTTATAGGTATCTCTAGAAAAATAGAAACATCTATTGGCATGGGTATTGCTACTACTTTCGTCATTACTTTTACTTCAATTTGTGCTTGGATCATTAATCATTTAATTTTATTACCTCTTAATTTAGTGTATTTACAAAATATGGTATATATGTTAGTGATTGCAGTTGTAGTTCAATTTACTGAAATGATGCTACATAAAACAAGCCCTATACTCTATCGTTTACTCGGTATTTTTTTGCCATTGATTACTACTAATTGTATAGTTTTAGGTGTTCCTCTTATGAGTGTTAATATGAATTATACATTTTTACAAAGTACCATATATGCTTTTAGTTCATCAATTGGCTTTTTTTTGGTTATCATATTATTTGCTAGTATGCGAGAACGTTTAATACTTGCTGATATTCCAGCTCCATTTAAAGGAAATTCTATTAATTTAATTACAGCAGGTTTGATGGCATTGGCTTTTATGGGTTTTACTGATTTGGTAAAATTCTAATGAATTTAATGTTTATTTCTGTCGTTATATTTACAATACTTAGCTTAATATGTGGAATTCTTCTTAGTTATGCTTCAATTTATTTTACAGTGCAACAAGATCCTATAATAGAGCAAATTGATTCAATTCTACCACAAACTCAATGTGGTCAATGTGGCTATCCAGGTTGTCGCTTATATGCGGAAGCAATAATTAATAATAAAGAAATAATTAATAAGTGTACACCTGGTGGGAAAGAGACTATCTTAAAATTAGCAACGATGCTTCATATTGAAATAAAACCATTGCTAAATATTAATAATAATATAGAAATATTAAATCCAGTAAGGACTATAGCTTGGATTAATGAAATTAATTGTATAGGGTGTGCAAAATGTAGTCAAGTATGTCCAGTTGATGCAATCATAGGAGCTAAACATATTACACATACTGTACTGAGTGAAATATGTACCGGGTGTGATCTATGTATTATTAAATGTCCTACTAATTGCATAGAAAAACATCAGGTTGCTAATAATATTGATAATTGGAATTGGATTTTTAAATCTATATAAGTAATATAAAAAAATATGTCAATATTCTCAAAGTTATTACGTAAAAAGAAATTATATAATTTTAGGAAAAGTATTAACTTACCTGAAATGAAAATACAATCAAATAATACTAGACTCAATCAAATTACTTTGCCTAAACGATTGATGATTATGTTAAAACAGCATATTGGTGGTGAAGGTGATATTTGTGTTTTACCAGGAGAAAAAGTATTTCGTGGACAACCGCTAACATGTGGTACTGGTAATATTTTACCAGTACATGCCCCTACTTCTGGAATAATTGAATCAATTGAACCACATATAGCAGCCCATCCTTCCGGTTTATCTGAAAAATGTATTTTTTTACTCCCAGACGGTAAAGACTGTTGGATTAAACGTGTAAAATCAAATAACTATCGTAAATTACCCCGTGAAAATATAATTAAACTTATTCATGAAGCTGGCATTGCTGGACTTGGTGGAGCAGGTTTTCCTACAGCTACTAAGCTACATAATGTTTTATTATATAAAAAAGTTAAAACTTTAATTATCAATGCTGTTGAATGTGAACCGTATATAACAGCTGATGATCGATTACTTCAAGAATATGCTAATGAAGTAGTAGAAGGTTGTCATATTTTTTCATGGATATTGCAAACTAAACAAGTAATAATTGCTATAGAAGATAATAAATTACTAGCAATTAAGGCTTTAAAACAAGCTTTATATAATCACCATGAATTACATATTCGTATTATACCGACTAAATATCCGTCAGGAGAAGCAAAACAATTAGTAAAAATAATTACTGGTTTAGAAGTACCAGATAAAGGTCGAGCTACTGATCTTGGAATTTTAATTCAAAATGTGAGTACTGTTTGGGCAGTAAAACGTGCTATTATTAATGGTGAACCTATGACAGAACGTATTATTACTGTAACTGGAACAGCTATTAGTAAGCCATGTAATGTTTGGGCTCGTCTTGGTACACCAGTTAGTCATTTATTGAATCATGTAGGTTTTACTTTAAATGAATTTAATATGGTTATAATGGGCGGTCCTTTAACAGGATTTACATTATCATCACTTGAAGTACCTATTATCAAAAGCACTAATTGTATTTTAGTACTATCAACTAATGAAATAGACAATCAAAATAAAGAACAACCTTGTATACGCTGTAGTATTTGTTCCGAATACTGTCCGGTAAATTTATTACCACAACAGCTATATTGGTATAGTAAAAACTATGAACATGATAAATCTCGTGTTTATAATATCCATAGCTGTATTGAATGCGGTATTTGTGCTTATATATGTCCTAGTCATATTCCTTTAGTAAAGTATTTTCGTCAAGAAAAAGCTAAATTACGTGCTATTGATATAGAAGCCAAACGTATTTCTGAAGCTAAAGCGCGTTTTGAAATACATAAATTCCGATTACAACAAGAAAAAAAAGCATATGAAGCAAAAAACACTATTATGAATACTTCGAATTCTCATGAAACATGTAAAACCATTTTAGCAGATGCATTGAGTAGAGCTAAAATATATCAAGCACAACATAAAAAGTTTTTAATAACTAAAAAATAAATGTTCCTTCCTTGTACAAGTTCTCCTTATATACATAATTGTCGAAGAAATACTAGTAATATTATGTTATTAGTAGTATTAGCGACCATACCAGGTATAATTATACAATCATATTTTTTTGGTATTGGAGTTTTAATTCAAATCTTTTTAGCTATTTTTACAGCATTAATAACAGAAGGAATGATTTCATGTTTACGTCAAAAGACATTTTTTTCAAGTTTGATAGATAATTCAGCTTTACTTACTGCGGTTTTACTTGCTATTAGTATACCATCAATAGCTCCATGGTGGTTAATAGTAATAGGTACTATATTTGCTATTATTATTGCTAAACAAATATATGGAGGATTAGGACATAATTTATTTAATCCGGCAATGATAGGTTATGTAGTTCTTCTGATATCTTTTCCTATACAAATGACAAACTGGCTACCATCTAATAGTGAATTAAATATTATAAATATGAATGCTATAGATTCATTAAATATGATATTCAATACCGATACAAATACTATAAATAAATATAGTGTAGATGCTATTAGTCAAGCTACACCATTAAATTATCTTAAAAACAAGAAGATATATTCATTTTCATATAAAAGTGAACTATATGGCTTAGCTTGGTATTTTATAAACTTGGCGTATTTAATAAGTGGAATTTTACTGATTATAAAAAAAGTCATTCGTTGGCATATTCCTCTTAGCATTTTAGCTTCATTAAGCATTTGCTATTCTATTAGTTGGTTATTTATACCAGAAAAATTTAATTCTCCACTAGTTCATCTTTTTTCAGGGGCAACTATGTTAGGAGCTTTTTTTATTGCAACCGATCCTGTTACAGCTTCAATAACAAACTATGGACGTTTAATTTATGGTGCTTTTATCGGGATTCTAGTTTGGATTATACGTAGTTTTGGAGGTTATCCTGATGGATTAGCATTTGCTGTTTTATTAGCAAATATTTGTGTACCGTTAATAGATTACTATACACAGCCACGTATTTACGGCTATCATAAAGATAGAAATGAATGATTAAAAAAATATATAAAAATACTTTAATATTATGTATATTTGCAATAATAACTTCAAGTATAACAGCTATAATTTATTATATTACTAAACCTATAATAAATCAACAAAATACATTAGAACAAAAAAAAATTTTCGATGAAATAATACCAAATAATTTATACGATAATAATCTTATTCAAGAATGTTATTTATTGAAGAATAGATCTGTATTTGGTAATGATATACCTCATCGTTTTTATTTAGCACGTAAAGATAATATACCAATAGCAGCTGTGATTGAATCTAGTACTCCTGATGGTTATTCTGGTACTATTCATATGCTCATAAGCACTGATTTTCAAGGTCAAGTATTTGGAGTACGTGTAATTGAACATCATGAAACTCCTGGACTTGGCGACAAAATTCAATTATCTATCTCAAATTGGATTAATAATTTTAAAAATAAAATTGTACATGGGATTAATGATAATGATTTTGCTATAAAAAAAGATGGAGGTAAATTTGATCAATTTACAGGAGCAACTATTACACCTCGTGCTGTAGTTAATGCAATTAAACGTACTGCATTATTTATTAAAAGTCTAGCGATGACTGATTTTTCTTTGTTATCTACATGTAAATAAAAGCAATGAATGAAAATAAAAAATTACTATTAGAAGGTTTATGGAAAAAAAATACTGCACTAGTACAATTACTTGGTTTATGCCCATTATTAGCAGTTACTTCTAATGCTACAAATGCTTGCGGACTTGGATTAATTACTATGTTAGTATTAACTATTACTAATATTAGTATTGCTGCATCACGCTATTGGATACCAACTGAAATCCGTATTCCTATTTATATCATGATTATATCTTCTATTGTAACATGTATACAAATGTTAATAAAAGCCTACGCATACAATTTATATACATCTCTTGGTATTTTTATTCCATTAATAGTTACTAATTGTATCATGCTAGGTCGTGCAGAAGCTATAGCCTCAAAAAATAATATTTTACTTTCTGCAGTAGATGGTTTTGCTGTTGGTTTAGGGGCTACTTGTGCAATGATTATGCTTGGTTCACTTCGTGAATTTATTGGTAATGGAACACTTTTTAATGGAGCAGATCAGTTATTCGGATCTTGGGCTAATCATTTGCGTATTGAGATTATACATTTCCATTCACCTATGTTATTAGCTGTACTACCTCCTGGTGCATTTATCACTATAGGAATGTTATTAATGATTATTAATTATTTTATTTCACTAAAAAAATAATCTCATTATAAATTATATTTTTATTTTAAATTAATAATTAAATATAGGAATAGATGAATGTGAATAAAAGTAAACGTCAGCAAATTCTTATTCGGCTACGCGATAATCATCCTATGAATGATGAACTTCATTTCAGTTCATCATTCGAATTATTAATAGCAGTATTATTATCTTCTCAAAGTACTGATCTGAATGTTAAGAAAGCAACAGATAAACTTTATTCAATAGCTAATACTCCTAATACAATACTAGAATTAGGGTTAGATACTTTAAAAGAGTATATTAAAACTATTGGACTTTTTAATAAAAAAGCAAGTAATATTATTAATATATGCCATATTTTACTTAATGAGTATGGAGGTCAAGTACCAGAAAATCGTAATGCGCTAGAAAATTTACCAGGAGTTGGACGTAAAACTGCTAATGTAGTACTTAATGTAGCTTTTGGTTGGCCAACTATTGCAGTTGATACCCATGTTTTCCGTGTAAG includes:
- the rsxD gene encoding electron transport complex subunit RsxD: MFLPCTSSPYIHNCRRNTSNIMLLVVLATIPGIIIQSYFFGIGVLIQIFLAIFTALITEGMISCLRQKTFFSSLIDNSALLTAVLLAISIPSIAPWWLIVIGTIFAIIIAKQIYGGLGHNLFNPAMIGYVVLLISFPIQMTNWLPSNSELNIINMNAIDSLNMIFNTDTNTINKYSVDAISQATPLNYLKNKKIYSFSYKSELYGLAWYFINLAYLISGILLIIKKVIRWHIPLSILASLSICYSISWLFIPEKFNSPLVHLFSGATMLGAFFIATDPVTASITNYGRLIYGAFIGILVWIIRSFGGYPDGLAFAVLLANICVPLIDYYTQPRIYGYHKDRNE
- the rsxG gene encoding electron transport complex subunit RsxG, which translates into the protein MIKKIYKNTLILCIFAIITSSITAIIYYITKPIINQQNTLEQKKIFDEIIPNNLYDNNLIQECYLLKNRSVFGNDIPHRFYLARKDNIPIAAVIESSTPDGYSGTIHMLISTDFQGQVFGVRVIEHHETPGLGDKIQLSISNWINNFKNKIVHGINDNDFAIKKDGGKFDQFTGATITPRAVVNAIKRTALFIKSLAMTDFSLLSTCK
- a CDS encoding electron transport complex subunit E → MNENKKLLLEGLWKKNTALVQLLGLCPLLAVTSNATNACGLGLITMLVLTITNISIAASRYWIPTEIRIPIYIMIISSIVTCIQMLIKAYAYNLYTSLGIFIPLIVTNCIMLGRAEAIASKNNILLSAVDGFAVGLGATCAMIMLGSLREFIGNGTLFNGADQLFGSWANHLRIEIIHFHSPMLLAVLPPGAFITIGMLLMIINYFISLKK
- the nth gene encoding endonuclease III, whose amino-acid sequence is MNKSKRQQILIRLRDNHPMNDELHFSSSFELLIAVLLSSQSTDLNVKKATDKLYSIANTPNTILELGLDTLKEYIKTIGLFNKKASNIINICHILLNEYGGQVPENRNALENLPGVGRKTANVVLNVAFGWPTIAVDTHVFRVSNRTGFATGKNVITVEKKLLKVVPSEFKINCHRWLISHGQNTCKARNPRCYYCSIKDICEFKSKIKILCH